The genome window CTTGCATAAACGCCAAAGCTTGAGTGATTTTTTCACTAAGCTCATCGTATTTTTGTCCAAGCTCTGCTTTTTTTAAAAAACCTAAATTCCACTTATGCACCACCCTTAAATCTGCCAAACCACCTTTTGAAAAAGCTCTAAGCAAATTTAAAGTCGTAGCGCTTTGATAATACGCCTCTAGCATTCTTTTAGGATCTGCCATTCTTGATGTTTCATTAAATTCAAAACCATTGATAATATCACCGCGATAGCTTGGAAGCTTAACCCCATCAAGCTCTTCAAAGTCACTGCTTCTTGGCTTTGCAAACTGCCCCGCAACACGCCCTACTTTTACGATAGGACATGAACCAGCGAAAGTAAGCACTATGGCCATTTGTAGCATGATTTTAAACATATCTCGTATATTATCAGCACCAAAATTCACAAAACTTTCAGCACAATCTCCCCCTTGAAGCAAAAACGCTTGAGAATTTACAACCTTTGCAAGAGATTTTTTAAGCCTATCCACTTCACCTGCAAAAACCAATGGAGGTAGTTTTTCTAACTTTGCGATAACTTCTTGTAGTTGGTTTTGATCAGGATAATGTGGTTGTTGTTGAATTTGGAAATTTCTCCAAGAATTTTTTGTCCATTTCATAACTTAACCCTAAATTTAGTAAGCTTAAATTATACAAAACAAGTCTTAAATTAAGATTTTAAAACCGCTTCGACACGTTTTAGACTATCTTGTTTATATAAAGTTAAACGGACGATAGAATCTTCCAATGCCAAAAGATTATGAACTTCATTAGCCTTTAAACTTATACTGTCTAACGTTTTTAGTAAGATTTGCTGATTTAAAACTCCAAAGTCAATAGAGCCTTTTAAAACATGTATAGTGATATCAAAAGGTGCTTTATGATCTTTCATAAAGCTGTCTTTTGACATATTAATGCAGATTTCTTTAGCATAATCATTCTCTATTTTCTTAGATATATTTATGCCATTTTGTATTTCTTGTTCCCAAGAAATAACTTCGTATTTTTGTGTTCTAAATTTCACAATTATTTTTTAAGTTCTTTAATACGCGCTGCTTTACCTCTTCTATCTCTTAAGTAGAATAATCTAGCACGGCGTACACGACCTCTTCTTAGTACTGTAATACTTTCTAAACTTTCACTATAAATAGGGAAAATTCTTTCAACGCCTACATTGTTAGCACCTATTTTGCGAACGATGAAAGTTTCATCTACGCCATTTCCTCTACGTGCTATACAAATACCTTCAAAATTTTGAATTCTTGTTTTATCGCCTTCTTTAATGCGAATAGCAAGTCTTAAAGTATCTCCAGCACGAAATTCTGGAACATTTTTACCTTCAATTTGTTTTTGCTCAAATTGCTCAATGTATTTATTTTTCATAACGATATTCCTTAAAATTTGCGTTCATGCTTTTGATACAAATCAGGACGAAAATATTTCGTTTTGCAAGACGCCAAAGTAGTTTTTAAAGCTGTGATTTTAGCGTGATTTCCCTTTAAAAACTCTGAAGGCACGCAAAATTTTTTATTTTCTTTTTCAAAAACAAAAGGCTTAGAAAAAGATGGTGCCTCTAATAAATCATTTTCAAAACTTTCCTCACTCAAACTCTCACTATTCCCCAGCACACCTTTAATATTTCTACTAATAGCATCACTCATCACTAAAGAAGCTAATTCTCCTCCTGTAAGGATAAAATCACCTATAGAAAACACCTCATTTGCAAATGTTTCAACAATACGCTCATCTAAACCTTCATAACGACTACTTACAAAGCAAATATGCTCTTTTTTACTTAATCTTTTGGCATCATTTTGTTTAAAAGTTTTAGCGCAAGGTAAGAGAAAGACAAAATGCACGTTTTGATCTTGTTTTTTTATATGCGTTAAACAATCATATAAAGGCTGAGCTTGCAGCAACAATCCCGCACCACCGCCTATTTTATAATCATCAACTTTCAAATGCTTATTAGTAGTAAATTCTCTAGGATTAACAAAAGCTAACTTTAAAATA of Campylobacter sp. 2014D-0216 contains these proteins:
- a CDS encoding cupin domain-containing protein, whose protein sequence is MKFRTQKYEVISWEQEIQNGINISKKIENDYAKEICINMSKDSFMKDHKAPFDITIHVLKGSIDFGVLNQQILLKTLDSISLKANEVHNLLALEDSIVRLTLYKQDSLKRVEAVLKS
- the rplS gene encoding 50S ribosomal protein L19 → MKNKYIEQFEQKQIEGKNVPEFRAGDTLRLAIRIKEGDKTRIQNFEGICIARRGNGVDETFIVRKIGANNVGVERIFPIYSESLESITVLRRGRVRRARLFYLRDRRGKAARIKELKK
- the trmD gene encoding tRNA (guanosine(37)-N1)-methyltransferase TrmD, whose amino-acid sequence is MKYTFVSLFPELIEPYFQTSILARAKEKGILKLAFVNPREFTTNKHLKVDDYKIGGGAGLLLQAQPLYDCLTHIKKQDQNVHFVFLLPCAKTFKQNDAKRLSKKEHICFVSSRYEGLDERIVETFANEVFSIGDFILTGGELASLVMSDAISRNIKGVLGNSESLSEESFENDLLEAPSFSKPFVFEKENKKFCVPSEFLKGNHAKITALKTTLASCKTKYFRPDLYQKHERKF